Proteins encoded by one window of Nyctibius grandis isolate bNycGra1 chromosome 15, bNycGra1.pri, whole genome shotgun sequence:
- the BAIAP2 gene encoding BAR/IMD domain-containing adapter protein 2 isoform X6: MVLPGPPGMSRSEEVHRLTENVYKTIMEQFNPSLRNFISMGKTYEKALASMTYAAKGYFDALVKMGELASESQGSKELGDVLFQMAEVHRQIQNQLEEMLKSFHNELLTQLEQKVELDSRYLSAALKKYQTEQRSKGDSLDKCQAELKKLRKKSQGSKNPQKYSDKELQYIEAISNKQGELENYVSDGYKTALTEERRRFCFLVEKQCAVAKSAITYHAKGKEMLTQKLPLWQQSCSDPNKIPERAIQLMQQMAASSNGTILPSPLSTSKSNLIISDPIPGAKPLPVPPELAPFVGRMSAQEAMPVVNGVSSGADSDGYNHWSEMKPAQPKSLSPPQPQKQLSDSYSNTLPVRKNVPPKNSYASAENKTLPRSSSMAAGLERNGRTRVQAIFSHAAGDNSTLLSFKEGDLITLLVPEARDGWHYGESEKTKMRGWFPFSYTRVLDSDGSERVHASLQQGKSSSTGNLLDKDDIAIPPPDYGMASQAFPAPGGNAFKQRPYSVAVPAFSQDYLMPYGCAIKDYASGLCQPPSAHYKPYARSTAGLDDYGTRSVSRSARVPASSNLPSLSLAAPMLKWPGFEVPLPVVKTPLPTSS; this comes from the exons aTGGTGCTGCCCGGCCCGCCCGGCATGTCCCGCTCCGAGGAGGTGCACCGCCTCACCGAGAATGTCTACAAG aCGATCATGGAGCAGTTCAATCCCAGCCTCAGGAATTTCATTTCTATGGGGAAGACCTATGAAAAAGCCTTAGCAA GTATGACATACGCAGCAAAAGGATACTTTGATGCTCTGGTTAAGATGGGAGAGTTGGCCAGTGAAAGCCAAGGATCTAAAGAACTGG GAGATGTGCTCTTCCAGATGGCAGAAGTCCACAGGCAGATCCAGAACCAGCTGGAGGAGATG CTCAAGTCCTTCCACAACGAGCTCCTGAcgcagctggagcagaaggTGGAGCTGGACTCCCGGTACCTGAGC GCTGCGCTGAAAAAGTACCAGACAGAGCAAAGGAGCAAGGGGGACTCGCTGGACAAGTGCCAGGCGGAGCTGAAGAAACTTCGGAAGAAGAGTCAAGGCAGCAAAAACCCCCAGAAGTACTCGGACAAGGAGCTGCAG TACATCGAAGCCATCAGCAACAAGCAAGGGGAGCTGGAGAACTACGTCTCTGATGGCTACAAGACGGCTCTCACGGAAGAGAGGAGACGGTTCTGCTTCCTGGTAGAGAAACAGTGCGCGGTAGCGAAGAGTGCCATCACCTACCATGCCAAG GGGAAGGAGATGCTGACGCAGAAGCTGCCGCTGTGGCAGCAGTCCTGCTCGGATCCCAACAAGATCCCGGAGCGCGCCATACAGCTCATGCAGCAGATGGCTGCCAGCAGCAACGGCACAATCCTGCCCAGCCCTCTGTCTACATCCAAATCCAACCTCATCATCTCTGACCCCATCCCTGGTGCCAAacctctccctgtccccccgGAGCTGGCACCTTTTGTAGGA CGCATGTCGGCGCAGGAGGCCATGCCGGTGGTGAACGGAGTCTCCTCGGGTGCAGACAGCGACGGGTACAACCACTGGTCTGAGATGAAGCCAGCACAGCCCAAATCTTTATCTCCTCCCCAGCCTCAGAAGCAGCTGAGTGACTCTTACTCCAATACACTCCCAGTTCGCAAAAACGTGCCACCGAAAAACAGCTACGCCTCAG CTGAAAACAAGACGCTGCCGCGCTCCAGCTCCATGGCCGCAGGGCTCGAGAGGAACGGCAGGACGAGGGTGCAGGCTATTTTCTCTCACGCTGCCGGAGATAACAGCACCCTCCTGAGCTTCAAGGAGGGTGACCTCATCACGCTGCTGGTGCCGGAGGCCAGGGACGGCTGGCATTACGGGGAGAGCGAGAAGACAAAAAT GAGGGGCTGGTTTCCTTTCTCCTACACACGGGTCCTAGACAGCGATGGCAGCGAGCGGGTCCATGCGAG cctgcagcaagggaagagcagcagcaccgGTAACTTGCTGGACAAAGACGACATCGCCATCCCGCCGCCCGACTACGGCATGGCCTCCCAAGCCTTCCCGGCACCGGGCGGCAACGCCTTCAAGCAGAGGCCGTACAGCGTGGCCGTGCCCGCCTTCTCCCAG GACTACCTAATGCCCTATGGGTGTGCAATTAAAGACTATGCCAGTGGCCTCTGCCAGCCGCCCTCCGCTCACTACAAGCCTTACGCTAGGTCGACAGCT
- the BAIAP2 gene encoding BAR/IMD domain-containing adapter protein 2 isoform X5, protein MVLPGPPGMSRSEEVHRLTENVYKTIMEQFNPSLRNFISMGKTYEKALASMTYAAKGYFDALVKMGELASESQGSKELGDVLFQMAEVHRQIQNQLEEMLKSFHNELLTQLEQKVELDSRYLSAALKKYQTEQRSKGDSLDKCQAELKKLRKKSQGSKNPQKYSDKELQYIEAISNKQGELENYVSDGYKTALTEERRRFCFLVEKQCAVAKSAITYHAKGKEMLTQKLPLWQQSCSDPNKIPERAIQLMQQMAASSNGTILPSPLSTSKSNLIISDPIPGAKPLPVPPELAPFVGPQKQLSDSYSNTLPVRKNVPPKNSYASAENKTLPRSSSMAAGLERNGRTRVQAIFSHAAGDNSTLLSFKEGDLITLLVPEARDGWHYGESEKTKMRGWFPFSYTRVLDSDGSERVHASLQQGKSSSTGNLLDKDDIAIPPPDYGMASQAFPAPGGNAFKQRPYSVAVPAFSQGLDDYGTRSVSSGSGSLVSTV, encoded by the exons aTGGTGCTGCCCGGCCCGCCCGGCATGTCCCGCTCCGAGGAGGTGCACCGCCTCACCGAGAATGTCTACAAG aCGATCATGGAGCAGTTCAATCCCAGCCTCAGGAATTTCATTTCTATGGGGAAGACCTATGAAAAAGCCTTAGCAA GTATGACATACGCAGCAAAAGGATACTTTGATGCTCTGGTTAAGATGGGAGAGTTGGCCAGTGAAAGCCAAGGATCTAAAGAACTGG GAGATGTGCTCTTCCAGATGGCAGAAGTCCACAGGCAGATCCAGAACCAGCTGGAGGAGATG CTCAAGTCCTTCCACAACGAGCTCCTGAcgcagctggagcagaaggTGGAGCTGGACTCCCGGTACCTGAGC GCTGCGCTGAAAAAGTACCAGACAGAGCAAAGGAGCAAGGGGGACTCGCTGGACAAGTGCCAGGCGGAGCTGAAGAAACTTCGGAAGAAGAGTCAAGGCAGCAAAAACCCCCAGAAGTACTCGGACAAGGAGCTGCAG TACATCGAAGCCATCAGCAACAAGCAAGGGGAGCTGGAGAACTACGTCTCTGATGGCTACAAGACGGCTCTCACGGAAGAGAGGAGACGGTTCTGCTTCCTGGTAGAGAAACAGTGCGCGGTAGCGAAGAGTGCCATCACCTACCATGCCAAG GGGAAGGAGATGCTGACGCAGAAGCTGCCGCTGTGGCAGCAGTCCTGCTCGGATCCCAACAAGATCCCGGAGCGCGCCATACAGCTCATGCAGCAGATGGCTGCCAGCAGCAACGGCACAATCCTGCCCAGCCCTCTGTCTACATCCAAATCCAACCTCATCATCTCTGACCCCATCCCTGGTGCCAAacctctccctgtccccccgGAGCTGGCACCTTTTGTAGGA CCTCAGAAGCAGCTGAGTGACTCTTACTCCAATACACTCCCAGTTCGCAAAAACGTGCCACCGAAAAACAGCTACGCCTCAG CTGAAAACAAGACGCTGCCGCGCTCCAGCTCCATGGCCGCAGGGCTCGAGAGGAACGGCAGGACGAGGGTGCAGGCTATTTTCTCTCACGCTGCCGGAGATAACAGCACCCTCCTGAGCTTCAAGGAGGGTGACCTCATCACGCTGCTGGTGCCGGAGGCCAGGGACGGCTGGCATTACGGGGAGAGCGAGAAGACAAAAAT GAGGGGCTGGTTTCCTTTCTCCTACACACGGGTCCTAGACAGCGATGGCAGCGAGCGGGTCCATGCGAG cctgcagcaagggaagagcagcagcaccgGTAACTTGCTGGACAAAGACGACATCGCCATCCCGCCGCCCGACTACGGCATGGCCTCCCAAGCCTTCCCGGCACCGGGCGGCAACGCCTTCAAGCAGAGGCCGTACAGCGTGGCCGTGCCCGCCTTCTCCCAG
- the BAIAP2 gene encoding BAR/IMD domain-containing adapter protein 2 isoform X4, producing MVLPGPPGMSRSEEVHRLTENVYKTIMEQFNPSLRNFISMGKTYEKALASMTYAAKGYFDALVKMGELASESQGSKELGDVLFQMAEVHRQIQNQLEEMLKSFHNELLTQLEQKVELDSRYLSAALKKYQTEQRSKGDSLDKCQAELKKLRKKSQGSKNPQKYSDKELQYIEAISNKQGELENYVSDGYKTALTEERRRFCFLVEKQCAVAKSAITYHAKGKEMLTQKLPLWQQSCSDPNKIPERAIQLMQQMAASSNGTILPSPLSTSKSNLIISDPIPGAKPLPVPPELAPFVGPQKQLSDSYSNTLPVRKNVPPKNSYASAENKTLPRSSSMAAGLERNGRTRVQAIFSHAAGDNSTLLSFKEGDLITLLVPEARDGWHYGESEKTKMRGWFPFSYTRVLDSDGSERVHASLQQGKSSSTGNLLDKDDIAIPPPDYGMASQAFPAPGGNAFKQRPYSVAVPAFSQGLDDYGTRSVSRNPFANIQLKPTVTNDRSAPFLS from the exons aTGGTGCTGCCCGGCCCGCCCGGCATGTCCCGCTCCGAGGAGGTGCACCGCCTCACCGAGAATGTCTACAAG aCGATCATGGAGCAGTTCAATCCCAGCCTCAGGAATTTCATTTCTATGGGGAAGACCTATGAAAAAGCCTTAGCAA GTATGACATACGCAGCAAAAGGATACTTTGATGCTCTGGTTAAGATGGGAGAGTTGGCCAGTGAAAGCCAAGGATCTAAAGAACTGG GAGATGTGCTCTTCCAGATGGCAGAAGTCCACAGGCAGATCCAGAACCAGCTGGAGGAGATG CTCAAGTCCTTCCACAACGAGCTCCTGAcgcagctggagcagaaggTGGAGCTGGACTCCCGGTACCTGAGC GCTGCGCTGAAAAAGTACCAGACAGAGCAAAGGAGCAAGGGGGACTCGCTGGACAAGTGCCAGGCGGAGCTGAAGAAACTTCGGAAGAAGAGTCAAGGCAGCAAAAACCCCCAGAAGTACTCGGACAAGGAGCTGCAG TACATCGAAGCCATCAGCAACAAGCAAGGGGAGCTGGAGAACTACGTCTCTGATGGCTACAAGACGGCTCTCACGGAAGAGAGGAGACGGTTCTGCTTCCTGGTAGAGAAACAGTGCGCGGTAGCGAAGAGTGCCATCACCTACCATGCCAAG GGGAAGGAGATGCTGACGCAGAAGCTGCCGCTGTGGCAGCAGTCCTGCTCGGATCCCAACAAGATCCCGGAGCGCGCCATACAGCTCATGCAGCAGATGGCTGCCAGCAGCAACGGCACAATCCTGCCCAGCCCTCTGTCTACATCCAAATCCAACCTCATCATCTCTGACCCCATCCCTGGTGCCAAacctctccctgtccccccgGAGCTGGCACCTTTTGTAGGA CCTCAGAAGCAGCTGAGTGACTCTTACTCCAATACACTCCCAGTTCGCAAAAACGTGCCACCGAAAAACAGCTACGCCTCAG CTGAAAACAAGACGCTGCCGCGCTCCAGCTCCATGGCCGCAGGGCTCGAGAGGAACGGCAGGACGAGGGTGCAGGCTATTTTCTCTCACGCTGCCGGAGATAACAGCACCCTCCTGAGCTTCAAGGAGGGTGACCTCATCACGCTGCTGGTGCCGGAGGCCAGGGACGGCTGGCATTACGGGGAGAGCGAGAAGACAAAAAT GAGGGGCTGGTTTCCTTTCTCCTACACACGGGTCCTAGACAGCGATGGCAGCGAGCGGGTCCATGCGAG cctgcagcaagggaagagcagcagcaccgGTAACTTGCTGGACAAAGACGACATCGCCATCCCGCCGCCCGACTACGGCATGGCCTCCCAAGCCTTCCCGGCACCGGGCGGCAACGCCTTCAAGCAGAGGCCGTACAGCGTGGCCGTGCCCGCCTTCTCCCAG
- the BAIAP2 gene encoding BAR/IMD domain-containing adapter protein 2 isoform X1, translating into MVLPGPPGMSRSEEVHRLTENVYKTIMEQFNPSLRNFISMGKTYEKALASMTYAAKGYFDALVKMGELASESQGSKELGDVLFQMAEVHRQIQNQLEEMLKSFHNELLTQLEQKVELDSRYLSAALKKYQTEQRSKGDSLDKCQAELKKLRKKSQGSKNPQKYSDKELQYIEAISNKQGELENYVSDGYKTALTEERRRFCFLVEKQCAVAKSAITYHAKGKEMLTQKLPLWQQSCSDPNKIPERAIQLMQQMAASSNGTILPSPLSTSKSNLIISDPIPGAKPLPVPPELAPFVGRMSAQEAMPVVNGVSSGADSDGYNHWSEMKPAQPKSLSPPQPQKQLSDSYSNTLPVRKNVPPKNSYASAENKTLPRSSSMAAGLERNGRTRVQAIFSHAAGDNSTLLSFKEGDLITLLVPEARDGWHYGESEKTKMRGWFPFSYTRVLDSDGSERVHASLQQGKSSSTGNLLDKDDIAIPPPDYGMASQAFPAPGGNAFKQRPYSVAVPAFSQGLDDYGTRSVSRNPFANIQLKPTVTNDRSAPFLS; encoded by the exons aTGGTGCTGCCCGGCCCGCCCGGCATGTCCCGCTCCGAGGAGGTGCACCGCCTCACCGAGAATGTCTACAAG aCGATCATGGAGCAGTTCAATCCCAGCCTCAGGAATTTCATTTCTATGGGGAAGACCTATGAAAAAGCCTTAGCAA GTATGACATACGCAGCAAAAGGATACTTTGATGCTCTGGTTAAGATGGGAGAGTTGGCCAGTGAAAGCCAAGGATCTAAAGAACTGG GAGATGTGCTCTTCCAGATGGCAGAAGTCCACAGGCAGATCCAGAACCAGCTGGAGGAGATG CTCAAGTCCTTCCACAACGAGCTCCTGAcgcagctggagcagaaggTGGAGCTGGACTCCCGGTACCTGAGC GCTGCGCTGAAAAAGTACCAGACAGAGCAAAGGAGCAAGGGGGACTCGCTGGACAAGTGCCAGGCGGAGCTGAAGAAACTTCGGAAGAAGAGTCAAGGCAGCAAAAACCCCCAGAAGTACTCGGACAAGGAGCTGCAG TACATCGAAGCCATCAGCAACAAGCAAGGGGAGCTGGAGAACTACGTCTCTGATGGCTACAAGACGGCTCTCACGGAAGAGAGGAGACGGTTCTGCTTCCTGGTAGAGAAACAGTGCGCGGTAGCGAAGAGTGCCATCACCTACCATGCCAAG GGGAAGGAGATGCTGACGCAGAAGCTGCCGCTGTGGCAGCAGTCCTGCTCGGATCCCAACAAGATCCCGGAGCGCGCCATACAGCTCATGCAGCAGATGGCTGCCAGCAGCAACGGCACAATCCTGCCCAGCCCTCTGTCTACATCCAAATCCAACCTCATCATCTCTGACCCCATCCCTGGTGCCAAacctctccctgtccccccgGAGCTGGCACCTTTTGTAGGA CGCATGTCGGCGCAGGAGGCCATGCCGGTGGTGAACGGAGTCTCCTCGGGTGCAGACAGCGACGGGTACAACCACTGGTCTGAGATGAAGCCAGCACAGCCCAAATCTTTATCTCCTCCCCAGCCTCAGAAGCAGCTGAGTGACTCTTACTCCAATACACTCCCAGTTCGCAAAAACGTGCCACCGAAAAACAGCTACGCCTCAG CTGAAAACAAGACGCTGCCGCGCTCCAGCTCCATGGCCGCAGGGCTCGAGAGGAACGGCAGGACGAGGGTGCAGGCTATTTTCTCTCACGCTGCCGGAGATAACAGCACCCTCCTGAGCTTCAAGGAGGGTGACCTCATCACGCTGCTGGTGCCGGAGGCCAGGGACGGCTGGCATTACGGGGAGAGCGAGAAGACAAAAAT GAGGGGCTGGTTTCCTTTCTCCTACACACGGGTCCTAGACAGCGATGGCAGCGAGCGGGTCCATGCGAG cctgcagcaagggaagagcagcagcaccgGTAACTTGCTGGACAAAGACGACATCGCCATCCCGCCGCCCGACTACGGCATGGCCTCCCAAGCCTTCCCGGCACCGGGCGGCAACGCCTTCAAGCAGAGGCCGTACAGCGTGGCCGTGCCCGCCTTCTCCCAG
- the BAIAP2 gene encoding BAR/IMD domain-containing adapter protein 2 isoform X3, producing MVLPGPPGMSRSEEVHRLTENVYKTIMEQFNPSLRNFISMGKTYEKALASMTYAAKGYFDALVKMGELASESQGSKELGDVLFQMAEVHRQIQNQLEEMLKSFHNELLTQLEQKVELDSRYLSAALKKYQTEQRSKGDSLDKCQAELKKLRKKSQGSKNPQKYSDKELQYIEAISNKQGELENYVSDGYKTALTEERRRFCFLVEKQCAVAKSAITYHAKGKEMLTQKLPLWQQSCSDPNKIPERAIQLMQQMAASSNGTILPSPLSTSKSNLIISDPIPGAKPLPVPPELAPFVGRMSAQEAMPVVNGVSSGADSDGYNHWSEMKPAQPKSLSPPQPQKQLSDSYSNTLPVRKNVPPKNSYASAENKTLPRSSSMAAGLERNGRTRVQAIFSHAAGDNSTLLSFKEGDLITLLVPEARDGWHYGESEKTKMRGWFPFSYTRVLDSDGSERVHASLQQGKSSSTGNLLDKDDIAIPPPDYGMASQAFPAPGGNAFKQRPYSVAVPAFSQGLDDYGTRSVSSPDVEVARF from the exons aTGGTGCTGCCCGGCCCGCCCGGCATGTCCCGCTCCGAGGAGGTGCACCGCCTCACCGAGAATGTCTACAAG aCGATCATGGAGCAGTTCAATCCCAGCCTCAGGAATTTCATTTCTATGGGGAAGACCTATGAAAAAGCCTTAGCAA GTATGACATACGCAGCAAAAGGATACTTTGATGCTCTGGTTAAGATGGGAGAGTTGGCCAGTGAAAGCCAAGGATCTAAAGAACTGG GAGATGTGCTCTTCCAGATGGCAGAAGTCCACAGGCAGATCCAGAACCAGCTGGAGGAGATG CTCAAGTCCTTCCACAACGAGCTCCTGAcgcagctggagcagaaggTGGAGCTGGACTCCCGGTACCTGAGC GCTGCGCTGAAAAAGTACCAGACAGAGCAAAGGAGCAAGGGGGACTCGCTGGACAAGTGCCAGGCGGAGCTGAAGAAACTTCGGAAGAAGAGTCAAGGCAGCAAAAACCCCCAGAAGTACTCGGACAAGGAGCTGCAG TACATCGAAGCCATCAGCAACAAGCAAGGGGAGCTGGAGAACTACGTCTCTGATGGCTACAAGACGGCTCTCACGGAAGAGAGGAGACGGTTCTGCTTCCTGGTAGAGAAACAGTGCGCGGTAGCGAAGAGTGCCATCACCTACCATGCCAAG GGGAAGGAGATGCTGACGCAGAAGCTGCCGCTGTGGCAGCAGTCCTGCTCGGATCCCAACAAGATCCCGGAGCGCGCCATACAGCTCATGCAGCAGATGGCTGCCAGCAGCAACGGCACAATCCTGCCCAGCCCTCTGTCTACATCCAAATCCAACCTCATCATCTCTGACCCCATCCCTGGTGCCAAacctctccctgtccccccgGAGCTGGCACCTTTTGTAGGA CGCATGTCGGCGCAGGAGGCCATGCCGGTGGTGAACGGAGTCTCCTCGGGTGCAGACAGCGACGGGTACAACCACTGGTCTGAGATGAAGCCAGCACAGCCCAAATCTTTATCTCCTCCCCAGCCTCAGAAGCAGCTGAGTGACTCTTACTCCAATACACTCCCAGTTCGCAAAAACGTGCCACCGAAAAACAGCTACGCCTCAG CTGAAAACAAGACGCTGCCGCGCTCCAGCTCCATGGCCGCAGGGCTCGAGAGGAACGGCAGGACGAGGGTGCAGGCTATTTTCTCTCACGCTGCCGGAGATAACAGCACCCTCCTGAGCTTCAAGGAGGGTGACCTCATCACGCTGCTGGTGCCGGAGGCCAGGGACGGCTGGCATTACGGGGAGAGCGAGAAGACAAAAAT GAGGGGCTGGTTTCCTTTCTCCTACACACGGGTCCTAGACAGCGATGGCAGCGAGCGGGTCCATGCGAG cctgcagcaagggaagagcagcagcaccgGTAACTTGCTGGACAAAGACGACATCGCCATCCCGCCGCCCGACTACGGCATGGCCTCCCAAGCCTTCCCGGCACCGGGCGGCAACGCCTTCAAGCAGAGGCCGTACAGCGTGGCCGTGCCCGCCTTCTCCCAG
- the BAIAP2 gene encoding BAR/IMD domain-containing adapter protein 2 isoform X2: MVLPGPPGMSRSEEVHRLTENVYKTIMEQFNPSLRNFISMGKTYEKALASMTYAAKGYFDALVKMGELASESQGSKELGDVLFQMAEVHRQIQNQLEEMLKSFHNELLTQLEQKVELDSRYLSAALKKYQTEQRSKGDSLDKCQAELKKLRKKSQGSKNPQKYSDKELQYIEAISNKQGELENYVSDGYKTALTEERRRFCFLVEKQCAVAKSAITYHAKGKEMLTQKLPLWQQSCSDPNKIPERAIQLMQQMAASSNGTILPSPLSTSKSNLIISDPIPGAKPLPVPPELAPFVGRMSAQEAMPVVNGVSSGADSDGYNHWSEMKPAQPKSLSPPQPQKQLSDSYSNTLPVRKNVPPKNSYASAENKTLPRSSSMAAGLERNGRTRVQAIFSHAAGDNSTLLSFKEGDLITLLVPEARDGWHYGESEKTKMRGWFPFSYTRVLDSDGSERVHASLQQGKSSSTGNLLDKDDIAIPPPDYGMASQAFPAPGGNAFKQRPYSVAVPAFSQGLDDYGTRSVSSGSGSLVSTV, translated from the exons aTGGTGCTGCCCGGCCCGCCCGGCATGTCCCGCTCCGAGGAGGTGCACCGCCTCACCGAGAATGTCTACAAG aCGATCATGGAGCAGTTCAATCCCAGCCTCAGGAATTTCATTTCTATGGGGAAGACCTATGAAAAAGCCTTAGCAA GTATGACATACGCAGCAAAAGGATACTTTGATGCTCTGGTTAAGATGGGAGAGTTGGCCAGTGAAAGCCAAGGATCTAAAGAACTGG GAGATGTGCTCTTCCAGATGGCAGAAGTCCACAGGCAGATCCAGAACCAGCTGGAGGAGATG CTCAAGTCCTTCCACAACGAGCTCCTGAcgcagctggagcagaaggTGGAGCTGGACTCCCGGTACCTGAGC GCTGCGCTGAAAAAGTACCAGACAGAGCAAAGGAGCAAGGGGGACTCGCTGGACAAGTGCCAGGCGGAGCTGAAGAAACTTCGGAAGAAGAGTCAAGGCAGCAAAAACCCCCAGAAGTACTCGGACAAGGAGCTGCAG TACATCGAAGCCATCAGCAACAAGCAAGGGGAGCTGGAGAACTACGTCTCTGATGGCTACAAGACGGCTCTCACGGAAGAGAGGAGACGGTTCTGCTTCCTGGTAGAGAAACAGTGCGCGGTAGCGAAGAGTGCCATCACCTACCATGCCAAG GGGAAGGAGATGCTGACGCAGAAGCTGCCGCTGTGGCAGCAGTCCTGCTCGGATCCCAACAAGATCCCGGAGCGCGCCATACAGCTCATGCAGCAGATGGCTGCCAGCAGCAACGGCACAATCCTGCCCAGCCCTCTGTCTACATCCAAATCCAACCTCATCATCTCTGACCCCATCCCTGGTGCCAAacctctccctgtccccccgGAGCTGGCACCTTTTGTAGGA CGCATGTCGGCGCAGGAGGCCATGCCGGTGGTGAACGGAGTCTCCTCGGGTGCAGACAGCGACGGGTACAACCACTGGTCTGAGATGAAGCCAGCACAGCCCAAATCTTTATCTCCTCCCCAGCCTCAGAAGCAGCTGAGTGACTCTTACTCCAATACACTCCCAGTTCGCAAAAACGTGCCACCGAAAAACAGCTACGCCTCAG CTGAAAACAAGACGCTGCCGCGCTCCAGCTCCATGGCCGCAGGGCTCGAGAGGAACGGCAGGACGAGGGTGCAGGCTATTTTCTCTCACGCTGCCGGAGATAACAGCACCCTCCTGAGCTTCAAGGAGGGTGACCTCATCACGCTGCTGGTGCCGGAGGCCAGGGACGGCTGGCATTACGGGGAGAGCGAGAAGACAAAAAT GAGGGGCTGGTTTCCTTTCTCCTACACACGGGTCCTAGACAGCGATGGCAGCGAGCGGGTCCATGCGAG cctgcagcaagggaagagcagcagcaccgGTAACTTGCTGGACAAAGACGACATCGCCATCCCGCCGCCCGACTACGGCATGGCCTCCCAAGCCTTCCCGGCACCGGGCGGCAACGCCTTCAAGCAGAGGCCGTACAGCGTGGCCGTGCCCGCCTTCTCCCAG